One segment of Chelonia mydas isolate rCheMyd1 chromosome 13, rCheMyd1.pri.v2, whole genome shotgun sequence DNA contains the following:
- the LOC102943884 gene encoding protein-glutamine gamma-glutamyltransferase E, translating into MAALTLININWQLEANASAHHTDKYSSTELIVRRGQAFTITLTFNRALQTGESLTFTAETGPQPSLEAKTQAVFDISSTASNSTWSAVQQSANSSSVSISISSPANAAIGRYKLSVQPASGGRASHRTLGTFVLLFNPWSSGDDVFMPDSSERKEYVLEEFGILFVGNVNYISRRGWNYGQFQGDILNICLSILDRSLSYRQDPATDVSRRDDPKYVGRVLSAMVNSNDDNGVVLGNWSGNYSGGTSPGSWNGSVEILQKWKDTGFRPVRYGQCWVFASVLTTALRCLGIPTRVISNFNSAHDADRNLSVDVYYDESGNHLNMGSDSVWNFHVWNESWFTRSDLGPSYNGWQILDSTPQERSAGIYQCGPASLIAIKEGDVDLEYDCPFVFAEVNADRISWTYDLRRRRAKPISSETKSIGQLISTKAVGSYARVDVTNNYKYGEGSRKEREVYEKARTKLGRVYGFSATSEKRPQIDQKPDISGEFKVDGSLQVGKDVSLILVLRNLTSDAKTVKANLTAWTIVYTGKPIHKVWKDSLSATFASEEEKQFPVKITYAEYQQNLTGDNMIRVTALCQVESGIDVVVERNITLDNPDLVMQVPSDAKVNEPVNVEVIFTNPLDQEVKDCVLLAEGSDLVKGKLEIEIPSLQPRKSSKIPFEIIPTKSGTKQLLVNFSCDKFPDVKAFETINVAN; encoded by the exons ATGGCTG CTCTGACATTGATAAATATCAACTGGCAGCTTGAAGCAAATGCGAGTGCACACCATACTGATAAATACTCCAGCACAGAGCTGATTGTGAGGAGAGGACAGGCCTTCACCATCACCTTGACCTTCAACAGAGCACTGCAGACTGGAGAGAGCTTAACATTCACtgcagaaacag GGCCACAACCATCACTGGAAGCTAAGACCCAGGCTGTATTTGACATCTCCAGCACAGCGAGCAATAGTACCTGGAGTGCAGTCCAACAATCCGCCAACTCCAGCTCCGTCAGCATCTCTATTTCCAGCCCGGCTAATGCTGCCATCGGACGCTACAAACTGAGCGTGCAGCCTGCCTCAGGTGGTAGGGCCTCCCATCGGACCCTCGGAACATTCGTTCTGCTCTTTAACCCTTGGTCTTCAG GGGATGATGTGTTTATGCCTGACAGCTCTGAGCGCAAGGAGTACGTGCTGGAAGAGTTTGGAATTCTCTTTGTGGGCAACGTAAACTATATTTCCAGGCGGGGCTGGAATTACGGCCAG tttCAAGGGGACATTCTGAATATCTGCCTTTCCATACTGGATAGAAGCCTAAGCTACCGTCAAGACCCTGCCACTGATGTGTCTCGCAGAGATGATCCCAAATATGTGGGCCGTGTGCTCAGTGCCATG gtcaACAGTAATGATGATAACGGGGTGgtgctgggaaactggagtggAAATTACTCTGGTGGAACAAGTCCAGGCAGTTGGAATGGAAGTGTTGAAATCCTGCAAAAGTGGAAGGATACAGGATTTAGACCTGTTAGATATGGACAATGCTGGGTTTTTGCATCAGTGCTGACCACAG CGCTCAGGTGTCTGGGGATTCCTACTCGTGTGATTTCAAATTTCAACTCCGCCCATGACGCAGATAGAAACCTGAGTGTGGATGTATATTATGATGAGTCTGGAAATCATCTGAACATGGGGAGTGACAGCGTCTG GAATTTCCATGTCTGGAATGAAAGCTGGTTTACCCGAAGTGATCTGGGGCCCTCCTACAACGGATGGCAAATTCTGGATTCAACTCCCCAGGAGAGAAGTGCAG GAATATATCAGTGTGGTCCTGCCTCACTTATAGCCATCAAAGAAGGAGATGTAGACCTTGAATATGATTGTCCATTCGTATTTGCTGAGGTGAATGCAGACCGTATCAGCTGGACTTACGACCTTAGGCGTAGACGGGCAAAGCCGATCTCTTCTGAGACCAAATCAATTGGCCAGCTCATCAGCACCAAGGCAGTAGGCAGTTATGCCCGTGTAGATGTCACTAATAATTACAAATATGGAGAAG GCTCTCGGAAGGAAAGAGAAGTGTATGAAAAGGCTCGTACAAAGCTGGGTCGAGTATATGGTTTTAGTGCCACATCAGAGAAGCGACCACAAATTGATCAAAAGCCTGACATTTCAGGGGAGTTCAAGGTGGATGGCTCCTTACAGGTCGGCAAAGATGTCAGCCTAATCTTGGTTCTCAGAAATTTGACCTCTGATGCTAAGACTGTAAAGGCAAATCTGACTGCTTGGACCATCGTGTACACTGGGAAGCCAATTCATAAGGTCTGGAAAGACTCCCTTTCAGCTACTTTTGCTTCTGAAGAAG AGAAACAGTTTCCCGTTAAGATAACATATGCTGAGTACCAGCAAAATTTAACAGGAGACAACATGATTCGAGTAACAGCTTTGTGTCAAGTTGAAAGTGGGATTGATGTGGTGGTGGAAAGAAACATCACTCTGGATAACCCTGACCTTGTCATGCAG GTCCCCAGTGATGCGaaggtgaatgaaccagtgaaTGTGGAAGTGATATTTACCAATCCTCTTGACCAAGAAGTGAAAGACTGTGTGCTGCTGGCAGAAGGCAGTGACCTGGTGAAAGGAAAGCTTGAGATAGA aATACCCTCACTACAGCCCAGGAAAAGTTCCAAAATACCATTTGAAATCATTCCCACCAAGAGTGGAACCAAGCAACTGCTCGTTAATTTCTCCTGTGACAAGTTTCCAGATGTCAAAGCCTTTGAGACCATAAATGTGGCCAACTGA